One Parcubacteria group bacterium DNA window includes the following coding sequences:
- a CDS encoding HIT domain-containing protein produces MENCIFCKIANKEIPAEVVYENDDFVSFMDINPQAPGHVQVIPKKHVRYVWDVENFAEYFLLVKKIARAIQGTFGTDTVWMKVMGEEVPHAHVWLFPMAYEATGDKKDFAGNAEKIRQNLAL; encoded by the coding sequence ATGGAAAATTGTATTTTCTGCAAAATCGCAAACAAAGAAATCCCCGCAGAAGTTGTGTACGAAAACGACGACTTTGTGTCGTTTATGGACATCAACCCGCAAGCGCCTGGGCACGTGCAAGTGATTCCAAAAAAACATGTGCGCTATGTGTGGGACGTAGAGAACTTTGCAGAATATTTTCTTCTTGTTAAAAAAATTGCCCGTGCAATTCAGGGAACATTTGGGACAGACACGGTGTGGATGAAAGTGATGGGAGAAGAGGTGCCACACGCACATGTATGGCTCTTCCCGATGGCATATGAAGCGACGGGGGACAAAAAAGATTTTGCCGGCAATGCAGAGAAAATACGACAGAATCTTGCTTTGTAA
- the deoC gene encoding deoxyribose-phosphate aldolase, translating to MSNIARYIDHTLLRPDAKEQQIRGLCMESRGLGFGLGFAAVCVHPYWVRVCADLLNGDSTKVCAVIGFPLGMNGKYAKALEAAVAVRDGAQEIDMVINIGALKNGDVDTVEDEIREVRRRIDETYRETYRGNAPPDKVVLKAIIETCLLNAIEKKLACEIAQRAGADFVKTSTGFSTAGATLEDVRLIRKIVGPDMGIKASGGIKTYGDALKMIEAGANRIGSTASMKIIWREDRQTSRVG from the coding sequence ATGTCGAACATTGCGCGCTACATTGATCACACACTCCTTAGACCCGATGCAAAGGAGCAGCAAATCAGAGGTCTTTGCATGGAAAGCCGCGGACTTGGTTTTGGCTTGGGATTTGCTGCTGTCTGCGTACACCCCTATTGGGTGCGGGTCTGCGCAGATCTTCTGAACGGAGACAGCACAAAAGTATGCGCGGTGATCGGCTTTCCCCTTGGAATGAACGGGAAGTATGCGAAGGCGTTGGAGGCAGCCGTTGCTGTTCGAGATGGGGCGCAAGAAATCGATATGGTCATAAATATCGGCGCCTTGAAAAACGGTGATGTGGACACTGTTGAAGACGAAATTCGAGAAGTGCGGAGAAGGATTGACGAGACGTATCGAGAAACCTATCGTGGCAATGCTCCTCCAGACAAGGTGGTCCTCAAGGCAATTATTGAAACCTGTCTCCTAAATGCGATCGAAAAAAAGCTTGCGTGTGAGATCGCTCAAAGGGCTGGGGCTGATTTTGTGAAAACATCAACTGGATTTTCTACTGCGGGCGCCACGCTGGAAGATGTCCGCCTCATACGAAAAATTGTTGGACCAGATATGGGTATCAAAGCATCAGGTGGCATTAAAACGTATGGTGATGCTCTCAAAATGATAGAGGCGGGAGCAAATCGTATCGGCTCCACGGCGAGCATGAAGATTATTTGGCGCGAAGATCGTCAAACGTCAAGGGTTGGTTAA
- the secE gene encoding preprotein translocase subunit SecE — protein MAKILNYLKETKMEMRHVSWPTRKQVTYFTILIIVISLLTAIFLGSFDVALTLLIEKFIL, from the coding sequence ATGGCAAAAATACTCAATTATCTCAAGGAAACCAAGATGGAAATGCGACACGTATCCTGGCCAACCAGGAAACAGGTTACGTATTTTACGATTCTCATTATTGTGATTTCACTTTTAACAGCGATTTTTCTCGGCTCCTTTGATGTAGCGTTAACACTACTTATAGAGAAGTTTATTCTCTAG
- the nusG gene encoding transcription termination/antitermination factor NusG yields the protein MSRQQPTQERSWYAIHTYSGYEDAVARNLKQRIESLGMEDKIFNVVVPKEKKIKIKGGKRVEEEEKIYPGYVLVDMTVTDDSWYVVRNTPRVTGFVGTGVYPVPLRKDEVDFFFKQMQTDVTKHAIDLGVGEPVVIIDGPFKEQEGKVSEVDEERGKVKVLVPIFGRETPVELDFLQVKKI from the coding sequence ATGAGTAGACAGCAACCAACACAAGAGAGAAGCTGGTACGCAATTCATACCTATTCCGGGTACGAAGATGCTGTCGCCAGGAACTTAAAACAGCGTATCGAATCCCTCGGCATGGAGGACAAGATTTTTAATGTGGTCGTCCCCAAGGAAAAGAAAATTAAGATCAAGGGCGGTAAGCGCGTCGAAGAAGAAGAGAAGATTTACCCAGGATATGTCCTCGTCGACATGACGGTTACTGACGATTCGTGGTACGTTGTTCGTAACACGCCGCGCGTGACCGGGTTCGTTGGCACGGGTGTGTATCCGGTACCGCTTCGCAAGGATGAAGTTGACTTCTTCTTCAAGCAAATGCAAACTGATGTAACGAAGCACGCCATTGATTTGGGAGTAGGCGAGCCCGTGGTCATCATCGACGGACCATTTAAAGAACAGGAGGGGAAGGTAAGCGAAGTAGACGAAGAGCGCGGCAAGGTAAAGGTCCTCGTCCCCATTTTCGGACGTGAGACACCCGTTGAACTCGACTTCCTCCAAGTAAAGAAAATCTAG
- the rplK gene encoding 50S ribosomal protein L11, translated as MAKLTRKLKLQLPAGAATPAPPVGTALGPAGINIGEFVTRFNQATQDKRGSIIPVEISVYDDRSFDFILKTPPASDLLKKAAGVEKGSGKNTLVKAGKVSKAQVRAIAEEKMSDLNANDVDQAAKIIAGTARSMGIDVTE; from the coding sequence ATGGCAAAACTTACACGTAAACTCAAACTACAACTTCCTGCTGGTGCAGCAACTCCTGCTCCGCCAGTTGGTACGGCATTAGGTCCTGCCGGTATTAACATTGGTGAATTTGTCACACGCTTTAACCAAGCGACACAGGACAAGAGAGGAAGCATCATTCCCGTAGAGATTTCTGTCTACGACGACCGAAGTTTCGATTTCATCTTAAAGACCCCTCCCGCTTCTGACCTATTGAAAAAGGCCGCTGGCGTAGAGAAGGGATCTGGCAAGAACACACTCGTTAAGGCAGGCAAAGTCAGCAAGGCGCAAGTTCGTGCTATTGCAGAAGAAAAAATGTCAGATCTGAACGCAAACGATGTGGATCAGGCGGCAAAAATCATTGCCGGAACAGCACGCTCGATGGGTATTGATGTAACTGAATAA